The proteins below are encoded in one region of Halorhodospira halochloris:
- a CDS encoding DUF3683 domain-containing protein: MADSVDTPRIREIPYNYTSFSDREIVSRFLGAETWELLNELRGERRTGISARMLFEVLGDLWVVSRNPYIQDDLITTPKRLRALASSMHHRIDEIIARADGNEKALRLAEKARTAVNEFTAHYQQVKRRRQRIRSRLGRYARRDNICFDGLSRVSHATDATDWRVEIPFVVLTPDSEEEIAPLVATCIEEGLTVIPRGGGTGYTGGAVPLDSNSAVLNTEKLDHISAVERVELPGVEQPVTTVQVGAGAVTRRVSERAEESGLVFAVDPTSQEASTIGGNISMNAGGKKAVLWGTTLDNVASYRMVTAEAKWIEVERINHNLGKLDEQDQVEFRITHYDTDGKTQLGEPETLTFAGSSFRKTGLGKDVTDKHLGGLPGVQKEGCDGLITSARFVLHRMPSHMRTVCLEFYGTDLHQAVPAITEIRDDLIADQQVALAGLEHLDERYIQAVDYSPKANRREQPKMLLLADLAGDDPDAVAAAADRAVEMARKRDGEGFIAVSPEARRRFWSERSRTAAIAAHTNAFKINEDVVIPLERLAEYTEGIERINIEHSIRNKLAMIDKIIDYLDGPMPEIREAPDFEESEEGERIIADKKESANAHLRKVRERWQNLLDAMDEPATEREDLLDDKARADLRDGDRILDLLLRRSLRVSFREEAERPIDETFNGRDLQPVRARFAKIHDRVLRSRLFVALHMHAGDGNVHTNIPVNSNDYAMMREAEGIVDRIMDLAVSLGGAITGEHGVGLTKIQYLDPQQVERFAEYNERVDPEGRFNRGKLLPGSGLDRAYTPSLRLVEQEALILEESELGDLNFQIKDCLRCGKCKPKCNTHVPGANLLYSPRNKILAAGLLIEAFLYEEQTRRGLSLRHFESMNDIADHCTICHKCLQPCPVNIDFGDVTIRLRQILEERGKRRKRLAAKLSLKFLNTQDPRLVKAMRLGLARFGFAAQAKVSHWLRRLGVLPITRRPSATTGTSNTVTQAINFVDKPMPENLPPQTMRGLIGAEESDQIPIIRDPELSQADAETVFYFPGCGSERLFSDVALATLAMLHHSGAEAVLPPGYLCCGFPQNAGGSVSRSQAISTANRVLMHRVATTLNYLDIEKVVVSCGTCMDQLQKYELQKIFPGSRLLDIHEYLAEKGYALDGSQQVEYLYHDPCHTPMRTYKPTATAAKLMGRQVTLSDRCCGEAGSFATARPDIAAQVRFRKEAEIRQAVRQNQGQDKAEPGSMRMLTSCPACVQGLSRYRDETGIETDYILIELIENLLGDNWQQEFLTRLQQGSLHKVIL, from the coding sequence ATGGCTGATAGCGTAGACACTCCACGTATACGAGAAATTCCATATAACTATACCTCTTTCTCTGATCGCGAGATCGTCTCCCGGTTTCTCGGCGCTGAGACCTGGGAGCTCCTCAATGAGCTGCGCGGCGAGCGGCGCACCGGCATATCTGCGCGCATGCTCTTCGAGGTGCTCGGCGATCTCTGGGTCGTCTCGCGTAACCCCTACATCCAAGACGACCTGATCACTACGCCGAAGCGTCTTCGCGCTTTGGCCAGCTCTATGCACCATCGCATCGACGAGATTATCGCCCGTGCCGATGGGAACGAAAAGGCATTGCGCCTGGCCGAAAAGGCCCGTACTGCTGTTAACGAGTTCACCGCACACTACCAGCAAGTAAAACGCCGACGCCAGCGTATACGCAGCCGTCTAGGCAGATATGCCCGCCGCGACAATATATGCTTCGACGGCTTATCGCGCGTCTCCCACGCCACAGATGCTACCGACTGGCGGGTGGAGATACCCTTTGTCGTTCTCACCCCGGACAGTGAGGAAGAGATAGCCCCGCTGGTCGCCACTTGTATTGAGGAGGGGTTGACAGTCATCCCGCGCGGCGGCGGCACCGGCTATACCGGGGGAGCGGTACCGCTCGACTCAAACTCAGCGGTCCTTAACACCGAGAAGCTCGATCATATCTCGGCGGTGGAGCGAGTGGAACTACCCGGCGTAGAGCAGCCGGTAACTACGGTCCAGGTCGGGGCTGGGGCAGTTACCCGCCGGGTCAGCGAACGTGCTGAAGAGTCAGGCTTGGTCTTTGCAGTCGACCCTACTTCGCAAGAGGCGTCGACTATCGGCGGCAACATATCCATGAACGCCGGCGGCAAAAAGGCCGTGCTGTGGGGGACCACGCTCGATAACGTCGCCTCCTACCGCATGGTAACTGCTGAGGCGAAGTGGATTGAGGTCGAGCGCATCAATCACAACCTGGGCAAGCTCGACGAGCAAGATCAGGTTGAGTTCCGTATCACCCACTACGACACCGATGGCAAGACTCAGCTAGGCGAGCCCGAAACCCTGACTTTCGCGGGCTCATCTTTTCGCAAGACCGGGCTCGGCAAGGACGTAACCGACAAGCACTTAGGCGGTCTGCCTGGAGTGCAAAAAGAAGGCTGCGATGGGTTAATAACCTCGGCACGCTTCGTCCTCCACCGTATGCCGAGCCATATGCGCACCGTCTGTCTGGAGTTTTACGGCACCGATCTACACCAAGCAGTGCCAGCGATTACCGAGATCCGCGATGACCTTATCGCTGATCAGCAAGTCGCCCTAGCCGGCTTGGAACACCTCGACGAGCGCTACATTCAGGCCGTCGATTACAGCCCCAAGGCCAACCGCCGCGAACAGCCGAAGATGCTGCTGCTCGCCGATCTCGCTGGTGACGATCCAGATGCCGTGGCCGCCGCCGCCGACCGGGCCGTCGAGATGGCCCGCAAGCGTGACGGCGAAGGCTTCATAGCCGTCTCTCCGGAAGCGCGCCGGCGCTTCTGGTCGGAGCGCTCGCGTACTGCAGCGATCGCCGCCCATACCAACGCCTTCAAGATCAATGAGGACGTGGTAATCCCCCTGGAGAGGCTAGCTGAGTACACCGAGGGGATTGAGCGGATCAACATAGAGCACTCGATCCGCAACAAACTGGCCATGATCGATAAGATCATCGACTATCTTGACGGTCCCATGCCGGAGATCCGTGAGGCCCCCGACTTCGAAGAGAGCGAGGAAGGCGAACGGATTATAGCTGACAAGAAAGAATCGGCTAACGCTCATTTGCGCAAGGTTCGTGAGCGGTGGCAAAACCTGCTCGACGCCATGGATGAACCGGCGACGGAGCGCGAAGATCTGCTCGACGATAAGGCACGCGCTGACCTGCGTGATGGCGACAGGATTCTCGATCTGCTGTTGCGCCGTAGCCTGCGCGTCTCCTTCCGCGAGGAAGCGGAGCGCCCCATCGATGAAACCTTTAACGGCCGTGACCTGCAGCCAGTCCGGGCACGTTTTGCCAAGATCCATGATCGGGTACTGCGTAGCCGCCTGTTCGTGGCCCTGCACATGCACGCCGGTGACGGCAACGTCCATACCAACATCCCGGTCAACTCCAACGACTACGCGATGATGCGCGAGGCAGAGGGGATCGTCGACCGGATAATGGATCTGGCTGTCTCGTTAGGCGGGGCCATCACCGGCGAACACGGCGTCGGTCTGACCAAGATCCAGTACCTTGACCCGCAGCAGGTCGAGCGTTTTGCTGAGTACAACGAGCGAGTAGACCCCGAGGGTCGTTTTAACCGTGGCAAGTTGCTGCCTGGCTCCGGTTTGGATAGAGCCTATACGCCGTCGCTTCGCCTAGTAGAGCAGGAAGCTCTGATCCTTGAGGAGAGCGAGCTCGGTGACCTCAACTTCCAGATCAAGGACTGCCTGCGCTGTGGCAAGTGCAAGCCTAAGTGCAATACCCATGTGCCCGGAGCCAACCTGCTCTATTCGCCGCGTAACAAGATACTCGCCGCCGGCCTATTGATTGAGGCCTTCCTCTATGAGGAGCAGACGCGACGTGGGCTATCGCTGCGCCATTTCGAGTCGATGAACGACATCGCAGACCATTGCACCATCTGTCATAAGTGTCTTCAGCCCTGCCCGGTAAACATCGACTTTGGTGACGTTACCATTCGTCTGCGTCAGATCCTTGAAGAGCGCGGTAAACGGCGCAAACGTCTAGCCGCAAAGTTGTCGCTGAAGTTCCTTAACACCCAAGACCCGCGGCTAGTCAAGGCTATGCGGCTGGGCCTAGCCCGCTTTGGCTTCGCTGCCCAAGCCAAGGTCTCCCATTGGCTGCGGCGCCTGGGGGTATTACCGATAACTCGCCGCCCCAGCGCAACTACCGGCACCTCAAATACGGTTACCCAGGCCATAAACTTCGTTGACAAGCCGATGCCCGAGAACCTTCCCCCGCAGACAATGCGCGGGCTTATCGGCGCCGAAGAGAGTGATCAGATCCCCATAATCCGCGACCCGGAACTATCCCAGGCCGATGCCGAAACGGTCTTCTACTTCCCGGGTTGTGGCTCGGAGCGCCTGTTTAGCGACGTCGCCCTTGCCACCCTGGCCATGCTCCATCACTCCGGAGCGGAAGCAGTATTGCCCCCCGGCTATTTATGCTGTGGCTTTCCGCAGAACGCTGGCGGATCGGTCTCCCGCAGTCAGGCGATCAGCACCGCCAACCGAGTCCTGATGCACCGGGTAGCTACTACCCTTAACTACCTCGATATTGAGAAAGTGGTGGTCTCCTGCGGCACCTGCATGGACCAGCTGCAGAAGTACGAACTACAAAAGATATTCCCCGGGAGTCGTCTGCTTGACATCCATGAGTATCTCGCCGAGAAGGGGTACGCGCTTGACGGCAGTCAACAGGTCGAATACCTCTACCACGATCCCTGCCATACCCCCATGCGCACCTATAAGCCTACAGCGACGGCAGCAAAACTCATGGGTCGGCAGGTCACGCTCTCGGATCGCTGTTGCGGCGAGGCTGGCTCATTTGCCACGGCCAGGCCGGACATAGCTGCGCAGGTACGCTTCCGCAAGGAGGCCGAGATTCGCCAGGCCGTAAGGCAAAACCAAGGTCAAGACAAGGCCGAGCCGGGCAGCATGCGCATGCTGACATCCTGTCCGGCGTGCGTGCAGGGACTGTCAAGATACCGTGATGAAACGGGAATCGAGACGGATTATATTTTGATCGAACTCATCGAAAACCTGCTCGGCGATAACTGGCAACAGGAGTTCTTGACCAGACTCCAGCAGGGCAGCTTGCATAAGGTTATTCTGTGA
- a CDS encoding DUF3392 family protein, which translates to MIDIVNTITNLLDDLLWRTGAWVNGYASEVALALVATLLVLYGDDINRTFARSVRPYPWIVRVISFVLMCALGYGAITVLVTPLIAEAIVSIEARWVGLLTIIAFIAIGTLAERKRYI; encoded by the coding sequence ATGATTGACATAGTAAATACCATCACAAATCTACTTGATGATCTGCTCTGGCGCACAGGGGCCTGGGTGAACGGCTACGCTAGCGAAGTCGCCCTGGCCCTTGTTGCAACACTGCTAGTCCTTTATGGCGATGATATTAACCGCACCTTCGCCCGCTCAGTGCGCCCCTACCCGTGGATAGTGCGCGTCATATCTTTCGTACTTATGTGTGCATTAGGCTATGGCGCCATTACCGTACTCGTAACCCCCCTAATCGCCGAGGCTATTGTATCTATTGAGGCGCGTTGGGTCGGTCTACTGACCATTATCGCTTTCATCGCTATCGGCACCCTCGCCGAGCGCAAGCGGTATATCTAA
- the pufA gene encoding light-harvesting antenna LH1, alpha subunit, which translates to MWKLWKFVDFRMTAVGFHLFFALLAFAVHFACISSERFNWLEGAPAAEYYMDEDPGIWKRTSYDG; encoded by the coding sequence ATGTGGAAACTGTGGAAATTTGTTGACTTTCGCATGACTGCGGTGGGCTTCCACCTGTTCTTTGCGCTGCTGGCGTTTGCAGTGCATTTCGCCTGCATCAGCTCAGAGCGCTTTAACTGGCTTGAAGGTGCACCAGCAGCCGAGTATTACATGGATGAAGATCCCGGCATCTGGAAGCGTACTTCTTACGACGGCTAA
- the pufL gene encoding photosynthetic reaction center subunit L — MAMLDFERKYRVRGGTLLGGDLFDFWVGPFYVGFFGVTAIFCAVFGFLMIGLKAAISETWSIFQLVLAPPNLENGFALAPLDEGGLWQIVTACAIGAFVSWALREVEISRKLGIGYHIPFAFGVAISFFVLAQLGRPLLLGGWGHAFPYGIIAHLDWVNNVGYQNLHYHYHWAHMLGCSLFFATSFALALHGGLILSVTNPKKGEVVKTAEHENTFFRDFVGYSIGSLGIHRLGLALALSTSISCIFGILTTGPFWSRGWPEWWYTWWPQIPIWNWGVS; from the coding sequence ATGGCAATGCTTGACTTTGAACGAAAGTACCGCGTAAGGGGAGGAACACTCCTCGGCGGCGACCTATTCGATTTTTGGGTAGGTCCGTTTTACGTCGGTTTCTTCGGTGTAACAGCGATCTTCTGTGCCGTATTCGGCTTTTTGATGATCGGGCTGAAGGCGGCGATATCAGAGACGTGGAGTATCTTCCAGCTAGTGTTAGCGCCACCGAACCTAGAGAACGGTTTTGCGCTAGCGCCGCTGGATGAAGGCGGTTTATGGCAGATAGTCACCGCCTGTGCAATAGGTGCGTTTGTGAGCTGGGCGCTACGCGAGGTGGAGATCAGCCGTAAGCTAGGTATCGGCTACCACATTCCGTTTGCGTTCGGTGTAGCGATCAGCTTCTTCGTGCTGGCGCAGTTGGGCCGTCCGCTGCTGCTTGGCGGTTGGGGCCATGCGTTCCCGTACGGGATCATTGCGCACCTGGACTGGGTCAATAACGTCGGTTATCAGAACCTGCACTACCACTATCACTGGGCGCACATGCTCGGTTGCAGTCTGTTCTTTGCGACGTCGTTCGCATTGGCGCTGCACGGTGGTTTGATCCTGTCGGTAACGAACCCGAAGAAGGGCGAGGTGGTGAAGACGGCCGAGCACGAGAACACATTCTTCCGTGATTTTGTCGGCTATTCGATTGGTAGCTTGGGCATTCACCGTTTGGGTCTTGCTCTGGCGCTGAGCACCTCGATCTCGTGTATCTTCGGGATTCTGACGACTGGCCCGTTCTGGTCGCGCGGATGGCCTGAGTGGTGGTACACGTGGTGGCCACAAATCCCAATCTGGAACTGGGGGGTAAGTTAA
- the pufM gene encoding photosynthetic reaction center subunit M has product MAEYQNVFTRVQVRGPAEQGLEVPGGSWNRVGRPRFSYLLGKIGDAQVGPIYLGATGVVASLGFLIFCLMVGFNWLAAVDWSVREVFRQFWWLAVEVPPPEYGLRIPPFNDGGWFLWGLAICSLSLLMWWARTYIRARALGLGTHVAWAFAAALWFYFIITIIRPVAIGSWDESLPIGMFAHLDWLVAISERYGNFYYNPFHMLSIAFCFGSALLFAAHGATILATGRYNSEREIEQITDRGTGSERAALFWRWTMGFNATMESIHRWGYWMAILVPLVASIGLFLSGTVIESWYEWGLKHNLVPIYEELSDPARNPAAQ; this is encoded by the coding sequence ATGGCCGAGTACCAAAACGTATTCACCCGTGTACAGGTTCGTGGTCCAGCTGAGCAGGGTCTAGAGGTACCGGGCGGTAGCTGGAATCGGGTCGGACGTCCCCGTTTCTCGTACTTGCTGGGTAAGATTGGTGATGCTCAGGTTGGGCCGATTTACCTGGGAGCGACAGGTGTCGTAGCTAGCTTAGGTTTTTTGATCTTCTGCCTGATGGTGGGTTTCAACTGGCTAGCTGCGGTTGACTGGTCGGTTCGCGAGGTATTTCGCCAATTCTGGTGGTTGGCGGTAGAGGTACCGCCGCCGGAGTATGGACTGCGCATTCCGCCGTTTAACGATGGTGGCTGGTTCCTTTGGGGGCTAGCGATTTGTTCGCTGTCGTTGCTGATGTGGTGGGCTCGCACGTACATTCGTGCCCGTGCCCTTGGGCTTGGCACGCATGTGGCGTGGGCCTTTGCGGCGGCGCTGTGGTTCTACTTCATCATCACCATCATCCGTCCGGTTGCGATCGGCTCTTGGGATGAGTCGCTGCCGATCGGCATGTTTGCTCACCTTGATTGGTTGGTAGCGATTTCGGAGCGTTACGGCAACTTCTACTACAACCCGTTCCACATGCTGTCGATAGCGTTCTGCTTTGGCTCGGCGCTGCTGTTTGCTGCGCACGGTGCGACCATATTGGCGACCGGGCGTTATAACAGTGAGCGTGAGATAGAGCAGATCACTGACCGTGGTACGGGCTCTGAGCGTGCTGCGCTGTTCTGGCGCTGGACGATGGGCTTTAACGCGACCATGGAGTCGATCCACCGCTGGGGCTACTGGATGGCGATTCTTGTCCCGCTTGTGGCCTCGATTGGTCTATTCCTTTCCGGTACGGTGATAGAGAGCTGGTACGAGTGGGGGCTGAAGCATAACTTGGTCCCGATTTATGAAGAGCTCTCCGATCCGGCACGGAATCCGGCTGCACAATAG
- the pufC gene encoding photosynthetic reaction center cytochrome PufC, whose amino-acid sequence MDGRYLTRSLAVGALAAGFLVVAGCERPPFEQEQTGPRGTGMYVLDNPRILESRLDLHTAPEARPMASEDGERAGDVHENVQVLADLSDEQFWRIKEEMTDWVAGDEGCTYCHTDDLASDEKYQYRVSRDMIEMTRYLNANWADTHLTHSNEAGVTCYTCHRGEPIPPASWHSEEESGETRFMTGMGDLQLQNKISSKTAYTAFPRDALDTFLVGHEGELAIVGEGEGGLRTATTEGVSLREAYEAVGLMMHLSYSLDAGCTLCHNVSRWASWEDSPKERETAWHGIRMARDINVNWINPLIDEYPEDADVLGPTGDVGKVSCQTCHNKERRPLYGEEFLELYPELVGEPDPDFDYLQFGDLGTDLLKGVND is encoded by the coding sequence ATGGATGGACGTTACCTGACGCGATCGCTAGCGGTAGGGGCGTTGGCAGCCGGCTTCCTGGTAGTTGCTGGTTGTGAGCGTCCGCCGTTTGAGCAAGAGCAGACGGGACCGCGTGGTACAGGCATGTACGTGCTTGATAACCCGCGGATTCTGGAGTCACGGTTGGATCTGCACACGGCGCCGGAGGCGCGGCCGATGGCATCAGAGGACGGTGAGCGAGCTGGGGATGTTCATGAGAACGTCCAGGTGCTTGCCGACCTGAGTGATGAGCAATTCTGGCGCATCAAGGAAGAGATGACGGACTGGGTAGCCGGAGATGAGGGCTGCACCTATTGTCATACGGATGATCTGGCCAGTGATGAGAAGTACCAGTACCGTGTCTCCCGTGACATGATCGAGATGACGCGGTACTTGAACGCCAACTGGGCGGATACCCACCTGACTCACTCGAATGAAGCCGGTGTAACCTGTTACACCTGCCACCGTGGTGAGCCGATACCGCCGGCCTCGTGGCACTCCGAGGAGGAGTCTGGTGAGACGCGGTTCATGACCGGTATGGGTGATCTGCAGCTGCAGAACAAGATCAGCTCCAAGACCGCCTATACGGCATTCCCGCGTGATGCCCTGGACACCTTCTTGGTTGGCCATGAGGGTGAGCTGGCGATCGTCGGTGAGGGTGAAGGTGGCTTGCGCACTGCGACTACGGAGGGTGTAAGCCTGCGTGAGGCCTACGAGGCGGTAGGTCTGATGATGCACCTGAGCTACTCACTCGACGCTGGCTGTACGCTTTGCCACAACGTCAGCCGTTGGGCGAGCTGGGAGGATAGTCCGAAGGAGCGGGAGACCGCTTGGCACGGTATCCGCATGGCTCGTGATATCAACGTCAACTGGATCAACCCGTTGATTGACGAGTATCCTGAGGACGCGGATGTTCTCGGCCCGACCGGTGACGTAGGCAAGGTCAGCTGCCAGACTTGCCACAACAAGGAGCGTCGTCCGCTCTACGGCGAGGAGTTCCTGGAGCTCTATCCGGAGCTCGTCGGCGAGCCGGACCCTGACTTCGACTACCTGCAGTTTGGTGACCTTGGCACCGATCTGCTCAAGGGTGTGAATGACTAA
- a CDS encoding tetratricopeptide repeat protein: MIEQRGPRVIAACAFCAVSAVIVSGCDFEDERLSPSEAYQQSLEMAEEGDRDSIFDLAYAYSRGLGTDQDIDKALEYLKSAAEEGHGRAQLMLSEAYLQINRGRDLEEMIQIRDDWYEAVEQDLESGYKWLLKAELNDDTSVSRPAEGILVAMIQEMSDSERQKFFEVASEYGHPEWQDVAKKMISE, encoded by the coding sequence ATGATTGAGCAGCGCGGCCCCAGAGTAATTGCAGCTTGCGCATTCTGCGCAGTATCTGCCGTAATCGTAAGCGGTTGTGATTTTGAGGACGAACGCCTTTCTCCCAGCGAGGCCTATCAGCAAAGCTTAGAGATGGCGGAGGAGGGCGATAGGGACAGCATTTTCGATCTCGCCTATGCCTACTCCAGAGGTTTGGGTACCGATCAGGATATTGATAAGGCTCTAGAGTACCTCAAATCAGCAGCGGAGGAGGGCCATGGTAGAGCGCAGCTGATGTTATCTGAAGCCTACTTACAAATTAACCGTGGCCGTGATTTAGAAGAGATGATTCAAATTAGGGATGATTGGTACGAGGCTGTAGAGCAGGACCTAGAGTCGGGTTATAAATGGCTATTAAAAGCTGAGTTAAACGATGACACAAGTGTAAGCCGCCCTGCGGAAGGTATTCTCGTTGCCATGATTCAGGAAATGAGTGACTCTGAGCGGCAGAAGTTTTTCGAGGTGGCTAGTGAATATGGTCATCCTGAGTGGCAGGACGTTGCCAAAAAGATGATCAGCGAATAA
- a CDS encoding lipocalin family protein: protein MTSPSQAPKNKIVSKFFKAITAGLTKRYSAPPQGVEPVSGFEPERYLGRWYEIKRLDHSFERNATRVYAEYSLRDDGKIKVVNTAYSTAKQDWVSIEGYARFQGDPNIASLSVTFFWPITAGYHVIDLDHDNYQWALVTGPSRDYLWILARKTTLPTEITERLTNYAKELGYDISTLIDVDHS, encoded by the coding sequence ATGACATCACCTTCACAAGCGCCTAAAAATAAAATTGTCTCCAAGTTTTTCAAGGCCATTACTGCCGGGTTGACGAAACGTTACTCTGCCCCGCCTCAGGGGGTTGAACCGGTGTCCGGTTTCGAGCCGGAGCGCTATCTGGGCAGATGGTACGAGATCAAACGCCTTGATCATAGCTTTGAGAGGAACGCAACGAGGGTCTATGCAGAGTATTCACTACGCGATGACGGTAAGATTAAAGTCGTTAACACTGCTTACAGCACGGCTAAGCAAGATTGGGTCTCCATAGAAGGATATGCACGGTTCCAAGGTGATCCGAACATTGCGAGCCTATCCGTGACCTTTTTCTGGCCGATAACGGCTGGATATCACGTGATAGACCTTGATCACGACAACTATCAATGGGCTTTAGTGACCGGTCCTAGTCGCGATTACTTGTGGATTCTTGCACGTAAAACCACGCTTCCAACTGAAATCACTGAACGTTTGACTAATTATGCAAAAGAGTTAGGCTATGATATCAGCACCCTGATTGATGTGGATCACTCCTAA